Proteins from one Anopheles nili chromosome 2, idAnoNiliSN_F5_01, whole genome shotgun sequence genomic window:
- the LOC128725370 gene encoding fas-binding factor 1 homolog: MNFDLDDPLEGLLSDGSNDSLFGNETANKSIKVSKNKTMEELFGINTTDAANNESIAKAAEHTTAVIEKIQTASMDYAKTSTSVHQPSSLSSMQGKKSETYVMKAESSAISIKPVTPQKKEISFDDNDLLADLGFDPKKPKSKSNMLDDILGDSLSLSTKEVSAKSLVGKPKQNFVTTLEEPKTAGKNSNRQSAGTTETLQSEGSIAPSSTTAPGSAGILRRSSRRKSSVSMLVDPLGLFGNTSNGKPTSSELKQHKAKSGPNWLGLNDESVLNEKEGASTVVHNPDSLHGESTILEALKTENVISSENNLLESTTKTLVVQTQPIGQLEEITVDSATITSTLQQAEAKTQGAIATMQQQEFHLSLANQMALQEKALIEMQEKQYIVLKRQEAQFNELLQKQISRQSALEDVLAKQQERINANIHLIMSQTPPKSAYSFLEHKTLEHLDKETPDDKHAGNVEIHSIIKRLEMEKLQLEDMMSNLSSNHEQELSILEASYKKQTSFLEDSVSIMEARMKHDNMHMQEFYKAKLDFIEQEKLKLIADHQAKVQMIEDQHRGSIEMLKQSYDENLEQLRQDHKEMIIRIRESKILEFSVMQENQSYLQALKNASNYLETASGDLQQLRDTLQEQIEFSQNEKELRLVQREKQIEDQQRLIQRSRDAASEENARLLKLVELLESKVTEMSKVSSEERWEYKQKCAKLEAERQGIDKEKQFIRERHDREDARITELKQVQLEEYSRMMEKVAQERQVLLEEKAKLETLAQLQSSTYPVAAGRTSVEVKAALKVAEEAARQADEEKERYMQMQRQMEAKRREIQIRENQLREIKNELDASRELTREKERNAGAIYQTLRKAERNMLLKVQLVQRQFREVSEREDRLAKDKIEFSKERMELQAARRKLSQTRCSLCKIGDKSQELGDILTTNTDSVADDLKLEANFAEMQSRLGSTGLKFGEFFDDEIERQLNLIVEYNQLESSDAAALNDTTDHQERHCEFDADPTLQKLDTYFLHLSSNRRLESNINDYKML; encoded by the exons atgaattttgaTCTTGATGACCCTTTGGAAGGTTTGTTGAGCGATGGTAGTAATGACAGTTTATTTGGGAACGAAACTGCCAACAAATCGATTAAGGTTAGCAAGAATAAAACAATGGAGGAGTTATTTGGTATTAATACTACCGAtgcagcgaataatgaatcaaTTGCTAAAGCTGCTGAACACACCACCGCTGTGATtgaaaaaatccaaacagcATCAATGGACTACGCAAAAACTTCAACATCTGTTCATCAACCGTCCAGTTTATCTAGCATGCAAGGCAAAAAATCTGAAACATATGTTATGAAAGCGGAGAGCTCAGCAATTTCTATCAAACCTGTCACACCGCAAAAGAAGGAAATTTCCTTTGATGACAATGATTTGCTTGCCGACTTAGGGTTTGACCCAAAAAAGCCTAAATCAAAATCCAACATGCTTGACGATATTCTTGGCGATTCATTGTCCTTGTCAACCAAAGAGGTATCAGCTAAAAgtttggtgggaaaaccaaagcaaaactTTGTCACAACGTTAGAAGAGCCAAAAACAGCaggaaaaaattcaaatcgtCAATCAGCAGGCACAACAGAAACGTTGCAATCCGAAGGTAGCATCGCGCCAAGTAGTACTACTGCACCGGGATCTGCTGGCATCCTCCGTCGAAGCAGCCGTCGGAAATCGTCTGTTTCCATGCTTGTCGATCCGTTGGGGCTGTTTGGTAACACTTCGAATGGGAAGCCCACTTCTTCTGAATTGAAGCAACACAAAGCAAAAAGTGGTCCAAATTGGTTGGGTTTGAATGACGAAAgtgttttgaatgaaaaagaaggAGCATCAACGGTAGTTCATAATCCCGATTCTCTCCACGGTGAATCAACCATTCTTGAAGCACTTAAAACGGAAAACGTTATTTCTTCAGAAAATAATTTGTTGGAATCGACCACAAAAACATTAGTTGTCCAAACTCAACCTATCGGGCAATTGGAAGAAATTACAGTCGATAGTGCCACAATCACTAGTACCCTTCAACAggcagaagcaaaaacacaagGCGCCATTGCTACAATGCAGCAGCAGGAGTTTCACCTATCGCTAGCTAATCAAATGGCGTTACAGGAAAAAGCTCTAATTGAGATGCAAGAAAAACAGTACATCGTACTTAAACGTCAAGAAGCTCAATTTAACGAGCTCCTACAGAAGCAAATATCTCGACAAAGTGCACTAGAAGACGTCCTTGCAAAACAGCAAGAACGAATTAACGCTAACATTCATCTCATAATGAGTCAAACACCGCCAAAGTCTGCATATTCTTTTCTTGAACATAAAACGTTAGAACATTTAGATAAAGAAACACCCGACGATAAGCATGCTGGAAACGTAGAAATTCATTCGATCATTAAAAGATTGGAGATGGAAAAGCTTCAGCTAGAGGACATGATGTCAAATCTTTCTTCGAATCACGAGCAGGAACTTTCAATTCTTGAGGCTAGctacaaaaagcaaacgagtTTTCTGGAAGACAGCGTCAGTATCATGGAAGCACGGATGAAGCATGATAATATGCATATGCAAGAATTTTACAAGGCTAAATTAGATTTTATCGAGCAGGAGAAGCTTAAGCTCATAGCTGATCACCAGGCGAAAGTGCAAATGATCGAGGACCAGCATCGAGGCTCCATTGAAATGCTTAAGCAGAGCTACGACGAAAATCTAGAGCAGCTGCGACAGGATCACAAGGAAATGATAATCAGAATACGCGAGTCGAAAATCCTCGAGTTTTCTGTTATGCAGGAAAACCAATCCTATCTGCAGGCATTGAAGAACGCTTCCAACTATCTGGAAACCGCATCCGGTGACTTACAGCAGCTTCGTGACACGCTCCAGGAGCAGATTGAGTTCTCTCAGAATGAGAAAGAACTTCGATTAGTGCAACGTGAAAAGCAAATCGAAGACCAGCAAAGACTAATTCAACGCTCAAGAGACGCAGCGTCGGAGGAAAATGCACGTCTACTAAAATTAGTTGAACTGCTTGAGAGTAAAGTTACCGAAATGTCTAAG GTATCCTCCGAGGAACGCTGGGAGTATAAGCAAAAATGTGCGAAACTTGAAGCAGAACGACAAGGCATAGATAAAGAAAAGCAATTTATTCGAGAACGGCACGACCGCGAGGATGCCCGAATAACCGAACTAAAACAGGTACAACTAGAAGAGTATTCTCGTATGATGGAAAAAGTGGCACAAGAGCGACAAGTGCTTTTGGAAGAGAAAGCGAAGCTAGAAACCCTTGCTCAGCTACAATCAAGCACATATCCAGTTGCTGCTGGCAGAACCAGCGTGGAGGTTAAAGCTGCTCTTAAAGTAGCCGAAGAAGCAGCTCGCCAAGCTGACGAGGAGAAAGAACGTTACATGCAGATGCAACGacaaatggaagcaaaacgtCGAGAAATTCAAATCCGCGAGAATCAGCTGCGGGAAATTAAAAACGAGTTGGATGCTAGCAGAGAGCTCACGCGTGAAAAGGAGCGTAATGCGGGTGCGATATATCAGACTCTTCGCAAAGCGGAACGAAACATGCTACTGAAAGTTCAACTGGTTCAGCGGCAATTCCGGGAGGTGTCTGAAAGGGAAGACCGTTTAGCCAAGGATAAGATAGAATTTAGCAAGGAACGCATGGAATTGCAGGCTGCAAGAAGAAAGCTGTCACAAACACGGTGCAGTCTTTGCAAAATTGGAGACAAATCTCAAGAATTGGGTGATATTTTAACCACGAACACAGATTCAGTCGCAGACGATCTTAAATTGGAAGCAAACTTTGCTGAAATGCAAAGTCGTTTGGGCTCTACGGGTTTGAAATTTGGTGAATTTTTCGACGACGAAATTGAGCGGCAATTGAATCTGATTGTAGAGTACAACCAGTTGGAGTCATCTGACGCTGCGGCTCTGAATGATACGACAGATCATCAAGAACGGCATTGTGAATTCGATGCGGATCCTACGCTACAAAAGTTAGACACGTATTTTCTACATTTGTCATCAAATAGAAGGTTAGAAAGCAATATCAATGACTACAAAATGTTATAA
- the LOC128725381 gene encoding cytochrome c oxidase assembly protein COX11, mitochondrial — MRFNSNGFDAKRKYKIRSTVYYVAAAGVLTVGLSYAAVPLYRMFCQAYSYGGTTSQGHDAEKVEKMHKVKDRIIKVKFNADIGASMRWNFKPHQTEIKVVPGETALAFYSARNPTNQPVVGISTYNVVPFEAGAYFNKIQCFCFEEQQLNPHEEVDLPVFFYIDPEFIEDPKMELVDSITLSYTFFESKDGLNIQIPVYAKKHG; from the exons atgcg GTTCAATAGTAATGGTTTTGATGCGAAACGAAAATATAAAATCAGATCAACAGTGTATTACGTGGCGGCTGCCGGTGTGTTGACCGTTGGTCTAAGCTATGCGGCCGTCCCGTTATATCGAATGTTTTGTCAAGCATACAGTTACGGTGGTACCACCAGCCAAGGACATGATGctgaaaaggtggaaaaaatgcataaaGTTAAAGACAGAATTATCAAAGTAAAATTCAATGCAGACATCGGAGCGTCCATGCGATGGAATTTCAAACCACATCAAACGGAAATTAAA gTAGTTCCCGGTGAAACAGCTCTAGCTTTCTATTCTGCGAGAAATCCAACGAATCAACCTGTAGTCGGCATTAGCACATATAATGTGGTCCCATTCGAAGCGGGAGcgtatttcaataaaatacaatgcttttgttttgaggAACAACAGCTTAATCCACATGAAGAGGTGGATCTACCagtgtttttttacatcgatcCTGAGTTCATTGAAGATCCTAAAATGGAACTGGTTGACTCGATAACTCTATCATATACTTTTTTCGAGTCTAAGGATGGTTTGAACATACAGATCCCAGTGTATGCCAAAAAGCATggatga
- the LOC128721555 gene encoding rab11 family-interacting protein 4B translates to MDWHRLSDKLSPLKMMATTKKVDYVSTTPTTTTTSSSTSQPDSLDLDYDMWQGQFEFVGPTVPGNAANNGIIGNTPLEKQSRTSSSSLEDLRLNEYIPPDHPVLIDEETFLSLHPNDFPSSEPQSGFFLDDYSNVNQIGNTLDMHQLNNNSITANSSVTVGIQNIKMLNNKTNNLISSVTLEEKNAKNNLINNNLKLINDNPELSNKYILKSSNSSSRMSDLIKTDLCDNLNEQLEILQRQVSNLADTQNNVDDRTSRTKTEYAVLQARYHMLEEQLRETELRAEERLTEEQKRHRELLARVEREAKLQNENCQIRIRTIEMEVTSLREEIQRLRLQSDKQAADLHATEEKLERARDSLMISQQDLAEARAEEKKHKADKQAAEDLMVELGKECERLRSERGPALPTTSPELLRLDELHQEMDELRQKNKSLEESNEELQAMMLTRSIEEGRNLLGASNSLAQELEAMSQNQDTVDSTTLASLTQLQEAFQEKEEENRRLKHYIDTMLLNVVENYPQLLEVKAA, encoded by the exons ATGGATTGGCACCGACTTAGTGATAAACTTTCTCCGTTAAAAATGATGGCTACCACAAAAAAGGTCGACTATGTGTCCACGAcgccaacaacaaccacaacttCGTCTTCTACCAGTCAGCCCGACAGTCTGGATTTAGATTACGATATGTGGCAAGGCCAATTCGAATTTGTTGGTCCCACAGTCCCGGGAAATGCTGCAAATAATGGTATTATCGGCAACACGCCGCTTGAAAAGCAATCACGAACGTCTTCATCTAGTCTAGAAGATTTACGCTTAAACGAGTATATCCCTCCGGATCACCCTGTGTTGATTGACGAGGAAACGTTCCTCAGCTTGCATCCAAATGATTTTCCTTCGTCCGAGCCTCAATCAGGTTTTTTTCTGGACGACTACAGCAACGTAAACCAAATTGGAAATACTCTTGACATGCATCAACTGAACAATAATAGCATTACAGCTAACAGTAGTGTGACTGTTGGAATACAAAACATTAAGATgctcaacaacaaaacaaataacctCATCAGCTCAGTCACcctcgaggaaaaaaatgccaaaaataatttgattaacAACAATCTTAAGCTGATCAACGACAATCCAGAACTCAGCAATAAGTATATATTGAAATCGAGCAATAGTAGCAGTAGAATGAGCGACCTAATCAAAACTGACTTATGTGATAATTTAAACGAACAA CTTGAAATACTACAACGGCAGGTCAGCAATCTGGCGGATACACAAAACAATGTAGACGATCGTACGAGTAGAACTAAAACGGAATATGCAGTACTTCAGGCTCGATATCACATGCTTGAAGAACAGTTAAGAGAG ACTGAGCTACGTGCGGAAGAACGGTTAacggaagaacaaaaacgccATCGAGAACTGTTGGCTCGTGTCGAGCGGGAAGCAAAGCTACAAAATGAAAACTGTCAGATCCGGATACGAACGATCGAAATGGAAGTGACCAGTTTACGTGAGGAAATTCAGCGGTTGCGTTTGCAAAGCGATAAACAGGCGGCCGATTTGCATGCGACTGAGGAGAAACTGGAGAGAGCTCGTGACTCGCTGATGATCTCTCAACAAGATCTTGCCGAGGCaagagcagaagaaaagaa GCATAAAGCCGATAAGCAAGCAGCCGAGGATTTGATGGTAGAACTAGGTAAAGAATGCGAACGACTTCGTTCGGAGCGTGGTCCTGCTTTACCGACAACATCGCCGGAGTTACTCCGGCTAGACGAACTGCATCAAGAAATGGACGAACTTCgccagaaaaataaatcacttgAAGAATCGAACGAAGAACTACAAGCTATGATGCTGACCCGTAGTATCGAAGAAGGACGCAATCTACTTGGTGCCTCAAACAGTTTGGCTCAAGAGCTGGAAGCTATGAGTCAGAATCAG GATACCGTTGATTCGACCACTTTAGCGTCGTTAACACAG TTACAGGAAGCGTTCCaggaaaaagaagaggaaaatcgACGACTGAAACACTACATTGATACGATGTTATTGaatgtggtggaaaactaTCCGCAACTGTTAGAAGTGAAAGCAGCATAA
- the LOC128725391 gene encoding frizzled-2 — translation MAQIKIQQSRHLLQKLLLQDGFVVNLLPIVLLLFSGLANGSYHSGVSPMPHVPVIPKDPNSRCEEITIPMCRGIGYNLTSFPNEMNHETQEEAGLEVHQFWPLVEIKCSTDLKFFLCSMYTPICIEDYHKPLPVCRSVCERARAGCAPIMQQYSFSWPERMACENLPVSGDSDNLCMEMPNEEDHGDRGAGSPPGGGGGGHSGKPTRKSHGGTGSGSQNGGGGNIQNNKCKGKNSKNCQNPPGERTKECMCRCREPLVTLGRESTTTLLHHHGSLSNNQSVERVGDVQNCAIPCRGAFFTQEEKDFAGIWIALWSGLCGISTLMTLTTFLIDTERFKYPERPIVFLSACYFIVSCGYLTRIFLGHDEIACDGKSIKYPSAGQSSCTMIFIMIYFFGMASSIWWVILSFTWFLAAGLKWGNEAISKHSQYFHLAAWLVPTVQTVSVLLRPAVDGDSVAGICYVGNTSVENLKNFVLAPLFMYLVVGTTFLMAGFVSLFRIRSVIKQQGGIGAGSKADKLEKLMIRIGIFSVLYTVPATIVIGCHLYEASYFEDWMTGLTCPCKVSPGLRQKPLYSVLMLKYFMALAVGITSGVWIWSGKTVDSWRRLWRRLFGPSDHTGAGQVLIKPRPPLPQPYATSGIGVPGSAAASLLATPYTQTVGSVASTSHHHLHHHVLKQAPLSHV, via the coding sequence ATGgcacaaataaaaattcaacaaagCAGGCATCTACTACAAAAACTGCTGCTCCAGGATGGCTTTGTCGTAAACCTGCTGCCAATTGTACTGTTGTTATTCAGTGGACTGGCCAATGGTAGTTATCATTCTGGTGTAAGTCCGATGCCACACGTACCCGTTATTCCAAAAGATCCCAACTCGCGTTGTGAAGAAATAACTATCCCAATGTGCCGCGGCATTGGTTATAATCTGACCTCGTTTCCAAATGAGATGAACCATGAAACACAGGAGGAAGCAGGTCTAGAAGTACATCAGTTTTGGCCATTGGTCGAAATCAAGTGCTCTACAGATCTGAAATTCTTTTTGTGTTCTATGTACACACCTATCTGTATTGAAGATTATCATAAACCTCTGCCGGTGTGCCGTAGCGTGTGTGAACGAGCACGAGCCGGCTGTGCTCCCATTATGCAACAGTACAGCTTCAGCTGGCCAGAAAGAATGGCTTGCGAAAACCTGCCCGTATCAGGGGATAGTGATAATCTTTGCATGGAGATGCCAAATGAAGAGGATCATGGAGATCGTGGTGCTGGCAGTCCacctggcggtggtggcggaggacATTCAGGGAAACCAACGAGAAAATCACATGGCGGAACAGGAAGTGGAAGTCAAAATGGCGGCGGTGGTAAcatacaaaataacaaatgcaAAGGCAAGAATTCAAAAAACTGCCAAAATCCCCCAGGGGAAAGAACAAAAGAGTGCATGTGCCGGTGCCGGGAGCCACTGGTAACCCTGGGGAGGGAGAGCACCACAACATTACTGCACCATCACGGCAGCCTAAGCAACAACCAAAGTGTAGAAAGGGTCGGCGACGTGCAAAACTGCGCGATCCCGTGCCGGGGAGCATTCTTCACACAGGAGGAGAAGGACTTCGCCGGCATTTGGATAGCTCTGTGGTCAGGCCTTTGCGGCATTAGCACATTAATGACACTGACTACCTTTCTCATCGACACCGAAAGATTTAAGTATCCTGAGCGACCGATCGTTTTCCTGTCAGCATGCTACTTCATTGTGTCCTGCGGCTACCTTACACGTATATTTTTGGGTCACGACGAAATTGCTTGTGATGGCAAGTCGATAAAGTATCCATCGGCCGGCCAAAGCTCTTGCACTATGATCTTCATCATGATATATTTCTTTGGTATGGCCTCATCCATATGGTGGGTGATTTTATCCTTCACATGGTTTTTGGCGGCCGGTTTGAAGTGGGGAAACGAGGCAATATCCAAACATTCGCAATATTTCCATCTAGCTGCGTGGCTTGTTCCGACTGTACAAACCGTGTCGGTATTACTACGACCCGCCGTCGACGGAGATTCGGTGGCTGGCATCTGCTACGTTGGAAACACATCTGTCGAGAATCTGAAAAACTTCGTGCTGGCTCCCTTATTTATGTACCTGGTCGTTGGAACAACTTTCCTTATGGCCGGTTTTGTGTCTCTTTTCCGCATCAGATCAGTAATTAAGCAACAGGGTGGCATTGGAGCGGGCTCCAAGGCAGATAAGCTTGAAAAGTTGATGATTCGAATAGGCATTTTTAGTGTACTGTATACAGTACCAGCTACAATCGTCATCGGGTGTCATCTTTACGAGGCATCGTATTTCGAAGACTGGATGACGGGACTAACATGCCCGTGCAAAGTGTCACCTGGACTTCGACAAAAACCACTGTACTCGGTGTtgatgttgaaatatttcatggcTCTGGCCGTTGGTATCACGTCGGGTGTATGGATCTGGTCGGGAAAAACTGTTGACTCGTGGCGGCGACTTTGGCGAAGACTGTTCGGGCCATCGGATCACACTGGAGCCGGGCAGGTACTGATTAAACCACGACCGCCACTCCCTCAACCATACGCTACTTCCGGTATTGGAGTGCCTGGCTCTGCGGCAGCCTCGCTGTTAGCCACGCCGTATACACAAACTGTCGGCAGTGTGGCCTCCACAAGTCATCATCATCTACACCATCACGTCCTGAAGCAAGCTCCTTTAAGCCATGTATGA
- the LOC128725360 gene encoding chymotrypsin-2-like has translation MAFRHRLVFLTLLLWICTALLQADEHDNRIASGTDAEEWEVPYQVSFRLIEQDRHLGSGAILNIRYIITQASFIWKLLRQFPELPLSNLARIRFGQVQLKSQTDDQFRSIHSYLYHPSFDFEAARNDIAVVRVLQFIEFNRYVQPINLYRGPLLENSFVLYTDWGAEKDIATQDDFKERLQKLTAKAISNDYCKALLTFWDLQDFVYDTRVCIFTNGTGSVCTGNVGGPLVVIEDGYPQLVGIMSYVYRACNSDVPGGFERLWNHYEWIVKTTAINYDYVNFSDMCKVVRNIAAQMLLKSKASTRNRRSLLNSEM, from the exons ATGGCATTCCGGCATAGGTTGGTGTTTCTTACATTGTTACTTTGGATTTGCACAG CATTGTTGCAAGCTGATGAACACGATAACCGAATAGCCTCAGGAACTGATGCTGAGGAATGGGAAGTGCCGTATCAAGTATCATTTAGATTGATTGAACAAGACCGTCATTTGGGAAGTGGTGCCATCCTTAACATCCGTTACATTATAACACAGGCCTCGTTTATATGGAAGCTGTTGCGGCAATTTCCTGAGCTACCGTTGTCAAACTTGGCACGGATACGGTTTGGGCAAGTGCAACTCAAATCTCAAACCGATGACCAATTTCGCTCTATACATTCGTATTTGTATCATCCCAGTTTCGATTTCGAAGCTGCCCGAAACGATATAGCAGTGGTAAGAGTTCTTCAGTTCATTGAATTTAATAGATACGTACAACCAATCAACCTGTATAGAGGTCCACTATTGGAAAATAGCTTTGTTCTGTACACGGACTGGGGAGCAGAAAAG GACATTGCAACGCAGGACGATTTTAAGGAAAGGCTTCAAAAACTAACAGCCAAAGCAATTTCTAACGACTATTGCAAAGCGCTGCTAACTTTTTGGGATCTTCAAGATTTTGTCTATGACACAAGAGTTTGTATCTTTACCAATGGAACCGGTAGCGTGTGCACG GGCAACGTTGGTGGACCATTGGTTGTTATCGAAGATGGATACCCGCAGCTTGTGGGGATTATGTCGTACGTTTACAGAGCCTGCAATTCAGATGTACCCGGTGGATTTGAACGATTGTGGAACCATTATGAATGGATTGTTAAAACGACCGCTATCAATTACGATTACGTAAATTTTTCGGATATGTGTAAAGTTGTACGTAATATCGCTGCTCAAATGTTATTGAAAAGTAAAGCATCTACAAGGAATCGCAGAAGTTTACTAAATAGTGAGATGtag